The nucleotide sequence CAGCGGCACTGGAATCACGCACTCCGAACGCAACGACTCGTGGCGTCTCGCCGGCCCCCGGCACGACAACCCCGTCCACTTCATTCAGATGTGGGTCCTCCCTGACGAGACCGGCGATCCGCCCGATTACGACCAAACCGAAATCGACACCGACCTCGCAGGCGGGAGCCTGGTCCCGGTGGCGTCCGGCATGCCAAAATATCGCCACGGCTCCGCACTGCGGATACGCAACCGAAACGCCGCACTACACATCTCCAGGCTGCAGCCGGGATACCCGGTCGTTGTGCCTGACGCGCCGTACGTCCACGTGCACGTCGCGAGGGGCAGCGCCAATATGGAAAGTATCGGCGATCTGGGCCCCGGCGATTCAGTGCGGCTGACCGGCACCGGAGGTCATCGGATCAGCACCACCAGCGACGCTGAAGTGTTGATTTGGGAAATGCACACCAGCCTCACCGGCCGCTAACCAGCCTAATCGACTGTGCCCGCGCGGACTTGAATGTGCCCGCCCCGGAAACTTGCCGCTTCCACATCAACGCATCGTTCCTCCACGAGCGTCCAAGGCCGCGCTGTGATGTCCGCGCCACCGAGGTAGCACGCGAGGCGAGCGATCGGGGCAAAGACCCTCGCGAGCCCATTGGGAAGCTGCATATCAGCAACAGCGATCCGGGCACCGGACCGTGATGCGGCTACCGCGACTTCGAATCCCGCACGCGGTTCGCGCATCAGTGACAGCGCGTAGGTGGCGATCACGGCGTCAAAGGCTGTGCCATCGATAGCGTGAGTGAGCTCATCTGACCTCACTTCCGTTGCATCAGCCTCCAGCAGCGAGACATTGCGGAGCTCCTGCCGCGAGGCTTTGCGCTGCGCCTCTTCCAGCATCTCGGGGCTCCTGTCGAGCCCGACGTAAACGCCATGTGGACCAATCTTTCGGATGACTAGGGGGAGATTCAGTCCGGTTCCGCAGCCGATATCAAGAACCTTCATCCCTGGCTGGAGCCGAAGCATCTCGACCGCAGCTATCCTGCCTGCCCGATAGACTGGCCACTCCGCCGAGATTGCGTCGTAGACCCGTGCCGACATCGTGTATTTCGTCTGGCCCAAGAATTTGTCTGGCGCCATCGTTCTCCTCGAGTCGGGAAGCACTCACAGCACCTACCGGGTTCCGGTCTGTGCCCGAACGTTAGCCGAGTCCACGCTCCCGGGGGTTGCTAACTGTTGCGGGTTGAGTGGTCGTTAGTGGTCTCAATCGCGCTTGAGCTATCGAAACACTTGTCAGTGGTGTCCGGTAGAACCGAAGGTATGAACCTCGCGACGTGGGCACAGCGCAACGGTGTCGCGCGTGTGACCGCGTATCGCTGGTTCCGTTCCGGCCTGCTGCCGGTCCCTGCACGCAAGGTTGGGCGGCTAATCCTGGTCGATGATCCCGCCGCCGAGATGCAATCGAGTGGTTGTACGGCGGTGTATGCGCGGGTGTCGTCAGCGGATCAGAAAGCCGATTTGCATCGCCAGGTCGCGCGGGTAACCGCGTGGGCGACCGATCGGCGCATACCGGTCGACAAGGTCGTGACCGAGGTCGGGTCGGCGTTGAACGGTCACCGCCGCAAGTTCCTCGCCCTGCTGCGGGACCCGTCGATCGCGCGGATCGTTGTTGAGCATCGGGACCGGTTCTGCCGATTCGGGTCCGAGTACGTCCAAGCCGCGCTCGCGGCTCACGGTCGCGAGCTTGTGGTGATCGATTCGTCCGAGGTTGACGACGATTTGGTGCGGGACATGACCGAGATCCTCACCAGCATGTGCGCCCGGTTGTACAGCAAACGGGCCGCGGCGAACAAGGCCAATCGCGCGATCACCGCCACCACGGACGGCCCGGATCGGCGGGTGGCGTGATGGCCGGAAAGTTCACCGTTCCTGACGGCTGGGTGTTGCAGGCGTACCAGTACGCGCTCGACCCCACCCAAGCGCAGACGGCTGTGTTGGAGT is from Hoyosella subflava DQS3-9A1 and encodes:
- a CDS encoding pirin family protein, encoding MHILNPPRAEVVPSSARPRTHVSWLESRHSFSFGPHYNPENTHHGVLLVNNEELVTAGSGFDTHPHQNMEILTWVLEGSLLHQDSMGHAGVLYPGLAQRMSSGTGITHSERNDSWRLAGPRHDNPVHFIQMWVLPDETGDPPDYDQTEIDTDLAGGSLVPVASGMPKYRHGSALRIRNRNAALHISRLQPGYPVVVPDAPYVHVHVARGSANMESIGDLGPGDSVRLTGTGGHRISTTSDAEVLIWEMHTSLTGR
- a CDS encoding class I SAM-dependent methyltransferase → MAPDKFLGQTKYTMSARVYDAISAEWPVYRAGRIAAVEMLRLQPGMKVLDIGCGTGLNLPLVIRKIGPHGVYVGLDRSPEMLEEAQRKASRQELRNVSLLEADATEVRSDELTHAIDGTAFDAVIATYALSLMREPRAGFEVAVAASRSGARIAVADMQLPNGLARVFAPIARLACYLGGADITARPWTLVEERCVDVEAASFRGGHIQVRAGTVD
- a CDS encoding IS607 family transposase, with protein sequence MNLATWAQRNGVARVTAYRWFRSGLLPVPARKVGRLILVDDPAAEMQSSGCTAVYARVSSADQKADLHRQVARVTAWATDRRIPVDKVVTEVGSALNGHRRKFLALLRDPSIARIVVEHRDRFCRFGSEYVQAALAAHGRELVVIDSSEVDDDLVRDMTEILTSMCARLYSKRAAANKANRAITATTDGPDRRVA